Proteins from one Bacillota bacterium LX-D genomic window:
- a CDS encoding iron-containing alcohol dehydrogenase has translation MPLAEQVISFFMPPISLTGPGSAKQVGAQMQTLGVQKALIVTDEFIHRIGMADDVLKNIEESGRKAVFFDGVEPNPTDHNVEQGLELFKKNECDCIVSVGGGSSHDCAKGIGIVASNGGKIHDYEGLDQLTKPMAPMIAVNTTAGTAAEMTRFAIITDTARKVKMAIIDWRCTPIVAINDPLLMMKKPPELTAATGMDALTHAVEAYVSTAANPLTDSAAIMAIKLISKNLRTAVANGDDYDAREAMAYAQYLAGMAFNNASLGYVHAMAHQLGGFYNLPHGVCNAILLPHVERFNLIANPKKFVEIAEALGEQVAGYSERDGAELALESISQLADDIGIPAGLSQLGVKEEDLQTMAENAMKDATRLTNPRKATLEEIIEIYKSAM, from the coding sequence ATGCCATTAGCTGAACAAGTTATAAGCTTTTTTATGCCTCCCATTAGTTTGACAGGGCCAGGTAGTGCTAAACAAGTTGGTGCCCAAATGCAAACTTTAGGAGTGCAAAAGGCCCTAATTGTCACAGATGAATTTATTCATAGAATTGGGATGGCGGATGATGTGCTAAAAAACATAGAAGAATCTGGCAGGAAAGCAGTGTTCTTCGATGGTGTTGAGCCTAATCCAACTGACCATAATGTAGAACAAGGCTTGGAATTATTTAAGAAAAATGAATGCGACTGTATTGTTTCCGTTGGTGGAGGCAGCAGTCATGACTGCGCCAAAGGGATAGGCATAGTTGCTTCAAACGGCGGAAAAATCCATGACTACGAAGGCCTTGATCAGTTAACTAAGCCTATGGCTCCTATGATTGCTGTTAATACTACAGCTGGAACAGCTGCTGAAATGACTAGGTTTGCCATTATTACAGATACAGCAAGGAAAGTTAAAATGGCAATTATTGATTGGCGGTGTACCCCAATAGTAGCAATTAATGATCCTCTATTAATGATGAAAAAGCCTCCCGAATTAACGGCGGCCACAGGGATGGATGCTTTAACCCATGCTGTGGAAGCTTACGTTTCTACAGCGGCTAATCCTTTAACTGATTCAGCAGCTATTATGGCTATTAAATTAATCTCTAAAAATCTTAGAACGGCAGTGGCTAATGGTGATGACTATGATGCTAGAGAAGCAATGGCTTACGCTCAGTATCTGGCAGGGATGGCCTTTAACAATGCAAGTTTAGGCTATGTCCATGCCATGGCTCACCAGCTAGGTGGTTTCTATAATTTGCCCCATGGAGTTTGTAATGCTATTTTACTTCCCCATGTCGAAAGGTTTAACTTAATCGCCAACCCGAAAAAGTTTGTGGAAATTGCAGAAGCATTAGGAGAACAAGTTGCAGGCTATTCCGAACGGGATGGAGCAGAACTTGCTCTAGAATCCATTAGCCAGCTGGCCGATGATATTGGCATTCCGGCAGGTTTGAGCCAATTAGGTGTAAAAGAAGAAGATTTACAGACTATGGCTGAAAATGCCATGAAGGATGCCACCAGGTTAACAAATCCTCGTAAAGCAACTTTAGAGGAGATTATTGAAATTTATAAATCGGCTATGTGA
- a CDS encoding YaaR family protein has protein sequence MRKETSTAIKSGEFSQQFQFSQQQERQKYLQQLFNKIKQKGKQIVNSNNIHDINQYKKLIKEYLSFILRSAYSVDPGIMSSQGRYLSVVKVVDEELAELGKLMLEKEKDTLALVQKISKIEGLLLDIYQ, from the coding sequence ATGAGAAAAGAAACAAGTACTGCTATTAAAAGCGGTGAGTTTTCCCAGCAGTTTCAGTTTAGCCAGCAGCAAGAAAGACAAAAATATTTGCAGCAACTATTTAATAAAATTAAACAAAAAGGTAAGCAAATTGTTAATTCTAACAACATTCACGATATTAACCAATATAAAAAGCTGATTAAAGAATATTTAAGCTTTATTCTTAGATCAGCTTACTCTGTGGATCCCGGAATTATGAGCAGCCAGGGCAGGTATTTATCTGTAGTTAAAGTAGTTGACGAAGAACTAGCTGAGCTAGGAAAACTAATGTTGGAAAAAGAAAAGGATACTTTAGCACTTGTGCAGAAAATTAGTAAAATCGAAGGATTATTATTAGATATTTACCAATAA
- a CDS encoding ribonuclease H family protein, giving the protein MAGQGKKFYAVRKGRKTGLFSTWTQCEQQVKGFPGAEFKSFPTQEAALNYLNGHNDNSSNLEEQEPDTMIAYVDGSYKAESKEYGAGVVILYQGQKETIKDKGSDPKAAVMRNVAGEILGAKLAMKYALSSNAKKLVIYHDYAGIEKWCTREWQTKKVGTQEYRTYYDQAAAQIKIEFRKVKAHTGNVYNEEADSLAKGALGIEK; this is encoded by the coding sequence ATGGCTGGACAAGGTAAAAAATTTTATGCTGTGCGCAAAGGTCGGAAAACAGGTTTATTTTCCACCTGGACTCAATGTGAGCAACAAGTTAAAGGATTCCCGGGAGCAGAATTTAAAAGTTTTCCTACCCAGGAAGCAGCTCTTAACTATTTAAATGGACATAATGACAATAGTAGTAATCTTGAGGAACAAGAACCGGATACAATGATTGCCTATGTAGACGGAAGCTATAAGGCAGAAAGCAAAGAGTATGGAGCAGGTGTGGTAATTCTCTATCAAGGGCAAAAGGAAACAATCAAGGATAAGGGGTCAGACCCAAAAGCTGCCGTAATGAGGAATGTTGCCGGGGAAATTTTAGGTGCCAAGTTAGCAATGAAGTACGCTTTGAGCAGTAATGCCAAGAAGCTAGTGATTTATCACGATTACGCAGGCATCGAAAAATGGTGTACCAGGGAGTGGCAAACTAAAAAAGTTGGTACCCAAGAGTATAGGACTTATTATGACCAAGCGGCAGCCCAAATTAAAATTGAATTTCGAAAGGTCAAGGCCCACACGGGAAATGTATATAACGAAGAGGCTGATTCTTTGGCTAAAGGAGCCTTGGGCATTGAAAAATAA
- a CDS encoding ATP-binding protein codes for MLAITIPIIALAFLITAYFIYQEVKKELILSTQKEAANLSRNFATEVKASLNKSMSISNNLAKLIESDLQGSHSLNRSDVIHILQKYLAANPNIVAVYVGFESNAFDGLDAQYRNKPGHDASGRFVPYINRINKKMGLEPLVGYLKPGSGDYYNLPKKTGQMQIIEPYFYQGILRASFVVPIKDAQGNFLGIAGCDMSLDSLDTLVSKIKINQSGNAYLVSNKGIYVSHPNKALLGYAGLENLDVGKIKDVFAGKKTFVKPVTAADIEKLEIVKKETTSETNEAYHKLTKEVKSGKAGLLKFFESYSNKTIWTFYNPVVVEGASTPWSLLVNVPIDEALAPLYNLISKIILIIIFALFNVLILVHFFVNIVMQPVDETVDVLLDVGKGNLSRRVTFKSTDEIGAMGTALNKMLDSMQTMMAEREKMDAELFKINKLESLELMARGVAHDFNNILMIILGNISLAKMYGNNLEKMGKKLKEIEKAALQAKDLVQHLLTITKGVSPNKKVLCLDKLLKETTKFSLSGSNIKCQYSIAPDLWLTEADEGQINQVFNNLIINAIQAMPEGGTIRVKAENRTTEEKSILPIEPGKYIYVTVEDEGCGIPEENLTKIFDPFFTTKQSGNGIGLATTYSIIKKHGGYITAESQVGKGTKFLIYLPATNKKHVEQREQSKLIMGRGKILLMDDDARIREIGEKMLTRLGYQVALASDGGEAVELYEKAKEEGKPFRAAIIDLTVPGKMGGKKALEKILAIDPAARVILASGYSFGDTKEQFKDHEGVNFVAKPYQLEELGKILANLLNK; via the coding sequence GTGCTAGCTATAACTATTCCCATTATTGCTTTGGCTTTTTTAATTACCGCTTATTTTATTTATCAGGAAGTAAAGAAAGAATTAATCCTTTCCACCCAGAAGGAGGCAGCAAATTTATCCCGGAACTTTGCTACAGAAGTCAAAGCATCTTTAAATAAGTCCATGTCTATAAGCAATAATCTAGCAAAATTAATAGAAAGCGACCTTCAGGGCTCTCACAGCTTAAATAGAAGTGATGTTATCCACATTTTACAAAAGTATTTAGCTGCTAACCCTAATATTGTAGCTGTTTATGTTGGTTTTGAATCAAATGCTTTTGATGGGTTAGATGCTCAATATAGAAATAAGCCTGGCCATGATGCATCCGGCAGATTTGTTCCCTACATAAATAGAATTAATAAAAAAATGGGGTTAGAACCTTTGGTAGGTTACTTAAAGCCAGGCTCAGGAGATTACTATAATCTGCCGAAGAAAACAGGACAGATGCAAATTATAGAACCATATTTTTACCAAGGTATTTTAAGGGCTTCTTTTGTAGTTCCAATTAAGGATGCTCAGGGCAATTTTCTGGGCATTGCCGGTTGCGATATGAGCTTGGATAGTTTAGATACTTTAGTTTCCAAAATCAAAATAAACCAATCTGGAAACGCTTATTTAGTTAGCAATAAAGGAATATACGTATCTCATCCCAACAAAGCATTGTTAGGATATGCCGGTTTAGAAAACCTTGATGTTGGAAAGATTAAAGATGTTTTTGCCGGCAAAAAAACTTTTGTCAAACCTGTGACAGCAGCTGACATTGAGAAACTTGAAATAGTCAAAAAGGAGACAACTTCTGAAACCAATGAGGCTTACCATAAATTGACCAAGGAGGTTAAATCAGGAAAAGCAGGTTTGCTTAAATTTTTTGAATCCTATTCCAACAAGACTATCTGGACTTTTTACAACCCTGTTGTTGTGGAAGGGGCTAGTACTCCTTGGAGTCTTTTAGTTAATGTACCTATAGATGAAGCACTAGCTCCACTGTACAATTTGATTAGCAAAATTATTTTAATCATTATTTTTGCTCTGTTTAATGTGCTTATATTGGTACACTTTTTTGTGAATATTGTGATGCAGCCTGTAGATGAGACTGTAGATGTACTTTTAGATGTGGGCAAAGGAAACCTAAGCAGGAGAGTAACATTTAAATCTACAGATGAAATTGGTGCTATGGGTACTGCTTTAAATAAGATGTTGGACAGCATGCAGACTATGATGGCAGAACGGGAAAAGATGGACGCAGAACTGTTTAAGATTAATAAACTGGAATCTTTAGAATTAATGGCTAGAGGAGTAGCCCACGACTTTAATAATATTTTAATGATTATTTTGGGAAATATATCCTTAGCTAAAATGTACGGAAATAATCTAGAGAAAATGGGCAAAAAGCTGAAAGAAATTGAAAAAGCAGCATTACAAGCGAAAGATTTAGTTCAGCATTTGTTGACTATTACTAAAGGAGTTTCTCCTAATAAAAAGGTATTGTGCCTTGATAAATTATTAAAAGAAACAACCAAATTTTCCCTCAGCGGTTCTAACATTAAGTGTCAATACAGTATTGCACCCGATTTATGGCTTACGGAAGCTGACGAAGGGCAAATTAATCAAGTCTTTAATAACTTAATTATTAATGCCATTCAAGCTATGCCAGAAGGGGGAACCATTAGGGTAAAAGCCGAAAATAGGACTACGGAAGAAAAGAGTATCTTACCTATAGAGCCTGGCAAGTATATTTATGTAACAGTTGAAGATGAAGGCTGCGGCATCCCGGAGGAAAATTTAACCAAGATTTTTGACCCATTTTTTACAACTAAGCAGTCGGGTAATGGCATAGGTTTAGCGACAACTTATTCCATTATTAAAAAACATGGCGGGTATATAACGGCTGAATCCCAGGTAGGTAAAGGAACAAAATTCTTAATTTACCTGCCTGCTACGAATAAAAAACACGTAGAACAACGGGAGCAAAGTAAGCTCATTATGGGCCGGGGTAAAATTCTTCTAATGGACGACGATGCGAGAATTAGAGAAATAGGTGAAAAGATGCTTACTCGCCTAGGCTATCAAGTGGCCTTAGCTAGTGACGGAGGAGAAGCAGTTGAGCTTTATGAAAAAGCTAAGGAGGAAGGGAAGCCTTTTCGGGCAGCGATTATAGACTTGACTGTTCCAGGCAAAATGGGAGGTAAAAAAGCACTGGAAAAAATCTTAGCCATAGATCCTGCTGCCAGGGTAATTTTGGCCAGCGGGTATTCCTTTGGTGATACGAAAGAACAGTTTAAAGACCATGAAGGGGTTAATTTTGTAGCGAAGCCATATCAGCTAGAGGAATTAGGCAAGATTCTAGCGAATTTACTAAATAAATGA
- the thiT gene encoding energy-coupled thiamine transporter ThiT, giving the protein MRNFSTKMIVEAGVLIALAQILSYVKIYESAYGGSVTAGSMIPILFFAVRWGWQRGIVVGAVYGALQFILGAKYSFSPLSIFLDYIAAFGALGLAGVMKATRPGILVGTVIGVAGRFIAHLISGVVIWASYAPKGMNPWVYSIVYNASYLVPELIISLFLLGLVAKPLIEKYKLGV; this is encoded by the coding sequence ATGAGGAATTTTTCGACTAAAATGATAGTAGAGGCAGGTGTATTGATTGCTCTGGCGCAAATTCTGAGTTACGTCAAAATTTACGAATCTGCTTACGGTGGTTCCGTAACAGCAGGAAGTATGATCCCAATTCTTTTCTTTGCTGTACGCTGGGGTTGGCAAAGAGGCATAGTAGTAGGTGCCGTTTATGGGGCACTGCAATTTATTTTAGGTGCTAAATATTCTTTCAGTCCATTATCTATTTTTTTAGATTACATAGCTGCCTTTGGAGCCCTTGGCTTAGCTGGTGTTATGAAAGCTACGCGGCCTGGCATCTTAGTAGGCACAGTTATAGGTGTAGCAGGCAGATTTATAGCCCATCTTATTTCCGGAGTAGTTATTTGGGCATCTTATGCGCCTAAAGGCATGAATCCATGGGTTTATTCCATCGTCTATAATGCTTCTTACTTAGTTCCGGAACTAATTATTTCTTTGTTCCTCTTAGGCTTAGTGGCAAAGCCCTTAATTGAAAAGTATAAATTAGGGGTTTAA
- a CDS encoding ABC transporter ATP-binding protein — protein sequence MIQFKNVSKSFGKIHALKNITLDFPEGKIIGLFGPNGAGKSTMLKLIAGLSSPSQGEVLVAGQKPNRCKEKIAFLPEINHLYSWWTLKQAVEFMQAFYLDWDEKCYQDQLQFLNLDENMKLSKISKGQLAKCKLLLTLSRKADYLLMDEPFSGIDLMTREDIINALIRDYQQGEHTIIISTHEIDEIENLVDNVLFIEGGEIKLWGEAEELRQSKQMSLVEIMKEAFKHAEQ from the coding sequence ATGATTCAATTCAAAAATGTTAGTAAAAGCTTTGGGAAAATACATGCTTTAAAGAACATAACTTTGGATTTTCCGGAAGGTAAAATTATTGGATTGTTTGGGCCCAACGGAGCGGGAAAATCCACAATGCTGAAATTAATTGCTGGTTTAAGCAGTCCTAGTCAGGGGGAAGTGTTGGTGGCAGGACAGAAACCAAACCGGTGCAAAGAGAAAATTGCTTTTTTGCCGGAAATTAATCATTTGTATTCCTGGTGGACTCTTAAACAAGCTGTGGAATTCATGCAAGCTTTTTACCTTGATTGGGATGAAAAGTGTTATCAAGACCAGTTGCAGTTTCTAAACTTAGATGAAAATATGAAGCTAAGTAAAATTTCCAAAGGGCAGCTGGCCAAGTGCAAGTTGCTGTTAACCCTCTCTAGGAAAGCTGACTATTTGCTTATGGATGAGCCTTTTTCCGGTATCGATTTAATGACCCGTGAAGATATTATTAATGCTTTAATTCGGGATTACCAACAAGGGGAACATACTATTATTATTTCAACTCATGAAATAGATGAAATCGAAAATTTAGTTGATAATGTACTTTTTATTGAGGGCGGAGAAATTAAGTTATGGGGAGAAGCGGAAGAATTAAGGCAATCGAAACAAATGTCTTTAGTGGAAATTATGAAGGAGGCCTTTAAACATGCGGAACAATAA
- a CDS encoding GntR family transcriptional regulator, producing the protein MDFDSSQPIYKQIIDYYKKQIVRGELGPGDKILSQREYAEQARVNPNTVQRAYREMEALQMVETVRGQGTFIRVSEETQKRLKREMEESLLAYFVKEMKSLGYEQDEILGIVQRKLEAQGEDPEDDSIQKC; encoded by the coding sequence ATGGATTTTGACAGTTCTCAACCTATATATAAGCAAATAATTGACTATTATAAGAAGCAGATTGTACGGGGGGAGCTGGGCCCGGGAGATAAGATCTTATCTCAAAGAGAATATGCGGAACAAGCCCGGGTCAACCCTAATACGGTGCAAAGAGCTTATCGGGAAATGGAAGCGCTGCAAATGGTTGAAACTGTACGGGGCCAAGGAACTTTTATTAGAGTATCTGAGGAGACTCAAAAAAGGTTAAAGAGGGAAATGGAGGAGAGCTTGTTAGCATATTTTGTCAAAGAAATGAAATCCCTTGGGTATGAGCAAGATGAAATATTAGGGATAGTGCAAAGGAAATTAGAAGCACAGGGGGAGGATCCTGAAGATGATTCAATTCAAAAATGTTAG
- a CDS encoding methyl-accepting chemotaxis protein has protein sequence MWFKKKQTVCNIEKIKKTDDQLRAEGLRLAMPYPYFIRDMDFNIIEISPAMEKLTGCPKEEALKKKCYGIFSSTKCGKNCIVQKHLQESKEPVWDIYLERKNRAGKKFETLTSYTPYFSEDGKVLGAIETVRDISEEKAMMNRLSAQSDHISSASQEFAASSQETLAMSSNLSNTAERQVSNLNICQEEIVKLNQESSAVAQDSDKIKESVTTLNDAVKSTVDGMSELSKKAGEIGNIVNSITGIADQTNLLALNAAIEAARAGEHGRGFAVVAEEVRKLAESSAAFSKEINSSLGDIVKLVNNVASQANETNAKLRDSEKAINRVIEWIDNISVSVDHLSQLLEENVAEAQNTANISVNQTNAMEEISTISQELAQVAQDIREEVDVIAKITHLK, from the coding sequence GTGTGGTTTAAAAAGAAGCAGACTGTTTGCAATATTGAGAAAATAAAAAAAACAGACGACCAATTACGGGCTGAAGGTTTAAGATTAGCCATGCCTTACCCCTATTTTATCCGGGATATGGATTTTAACATTATTGAAATCTCTCCTGCTATGGAAAAATTGACAGGCTGTCCTAAAGAAGAGGCTTTAAAAAAGAAATGCTATGGAATTTTTAGTTCAACAAAATGCGGTAAAAACTGTATTGTCCAAAAGCATCTGCAAGAAAGTAAAGAACCTGTTTGGGATATATACTTAGAAAGAAAAAACAGGGCCGGCAAAAAATTTGAGACTTTGACATCCTATACACCCTATTTCAGTGAGGATGGAAAAGTCCTTGGCGCAATTGAAACAGTTCGCGATATTTCCGAAGAAAAAGCCATGATGAACCGACTTAGTGCTCAATCAGATCATATCAGCTCTGCAAGCCAGGAATTTGCTGCGTCTAGTCAGGAAACATTGGCTATGAGCAGTAATTTAAGTAATACAGCAGAAAGACAAGTTAGCAATTTGAATATTTGCCAAGAAGAAATTGTTAAATTAAATCAAGAATCAAGCGCTGTAGCCCAGGATTCAGATAAAATTAAAGAATCCGTTACTACACTAAATGATGCTGTCAAATCTACAGTAGATGGAATGAGTGAGCTATCTAAAAAGGCTGGAGAAATTGGCAATATTGTAAATTCAATTACAGGAATCGCCGATCAAACTAATCTGTTGGCTCTAAATGCTGCCATTGAAGCTGCTAGGGCTGGAGAACATGGTAGAGGTTTTGCCGTTGTTGCCGAGGAAGTACGTAAGCTGGCAGAAAGCAGTGCGGCTTTCTCGAAAGAAATAAATTCTAGTCTAGGCGATATTGTTAAATTAGTAAATAATGTGGCCTCTCAGGCTAACGAAACAAATGCAAAGTTAAGGGACAGTGAAAAAGCAATCAATAGAGTTATTGAATGGATTGATAACATCAGTGTCAGTGTTGATCATTTATCACAGCTCCTGGAAGAAAATGTAGCAGAGGCCCAGAATACGGCTAATATCAGCGTAAACCAAACTAATGCTATGGAGGAAATTTCCACTATCAGCCAAGAGCTGGCTCAAGTAGCCCAAGATATCCGTGAAGAAGTTGATGTTATTGCTAAAATAACCCACTTAAAGTAA
- a CDS encoding efflux RND transporter permease subunit, translating into MKIADFSVDRPVAISMLIIAVLIIGLFSLPRLPIDLYPDMEIPVSVISTSYSGASPAEVEKMITKPLEAIVATAGNVKEIQSISSTGNSLVIVQFNWGTDIDNANVGLREKLEMIRNYLPDDADSPQVIKIDINQTPILTYSITGTDNVVKLKKIAEDTIKPALERIDGVASVSVTGGKEREIKIELDKAKLEAYGLSTVQIMQAISSDNVTGTAGSVNKGSQETTIRVNGEYATVAQLENIQISLPGSREVVALRDIAQIKDDYKEDTSYSYVNGKRTIGLSVMKATGSNTIEVAHGLKKEVEQLNKTLPSGTKIETIVDTSKYIQDSVNTVVEHGVLGGLIGVIVLFLFLRNMRSTIIVGLVIPVSIIATFTLMYFGNQTINLLSLGGLALGLGSLIDFSVVVLESIYRYRQNGYGLIEATKLGTAEVGNAVVASAGAQVVVFLPIVFVEGLAGILFKPMALTVSFSHLAALFASLTLVPMLSSRLLKNVRLIGEDLPQGRTLNPLTLFGKAIHKLTIIYGHILGWALKHRVTVIGLTVVLLVLSIAATPLIGTEFIPSMDQGQMNISVEMPAGTKLEETGKVAADLEAVAQEKLKDNIDLISSTVGSGQLSFLGSTSGNKADLQIKLVPQDQRTITTDEAVEMMHKVVANIPGGNITISAAETSMGGGSPIDISIRGDDLDVLKELGDIMVENVKKVPGTRNVENSLKESSSEVQIVVNREEAARYGLSASQVLSAVRIAYDGQIVSRMRTGDDEVDIRLQTLGNTNNTEDTIKDLTIVSATGARVPLSVVAEIQTGEAPVEINRANQNREVNITADISGRDLGSINKEIQAKLNKFPLPEGYSIEFGGEAKDMAESFASLASALLLSVVLIFMVMAAQFESLFQPFVIMFSLPPTFIGVIFGLGLTGHPLSVPAFIGAIMLVGIVMNNGIVLVDYINTLRKQGTERDQAVLQAGPVRLRPILMTALTTVLAILPMAFGTGEGAEAQAPMAVVIAFGLTLSTLITLVLIPVVYTLFDDIGIKLKKKFINLKKRFFKSQPQNVTTDL; encoded by the coding sequence GTGAAAATTGCAGATTTTTCTGTTGACCGCCCTGTAGCTATTTCCATGTTAATTATTGCTGTGCTAATCATAGGCTTATTTTCACTTCCCCGCTTACCTATTGATTTGTACCCTGATATGGAAATACCTGTTTCCGTAATCTCTACTTCTTATTCAGGGGCTTCTCCGGCGGAAGTGGAAAAAATGATTACTAAGCCTTTAGAAGCAATTGTAGCTACAGCAGGCAATGTTAAAGAGATTCAATCTATTTCAAGCACAGGAAATTCCTTAGTCATTGTGCAATTTAACTGGGGTACGGATATAGACAATGCTAATGTAGGCCTCAGAGAAAAACTTGAAATGATCAGAAATTATCTGCCCGATGATGCAGATTCACCTCAGGTTATTAAGATCGATATTAACCAAACACCCATTTTAACTTATTCTATTACTGGAACTGACAATGTTGTCAAGCTGAAAAAGATTGCTGAAGATACAATTAAGCCAGCCCTTGAAAGAATTGATGGAGTTGCCTCGGTTTCCGTCACCGGCGGAAAGGAAAGGGAAATTAAAATAGAGCTTGATAAAGCGAAATTAGAAGCCTATGGCTTAAGCACCGTCCAAATTATGCAGGCAATTTCCAGTGACAATGTTACAGGTACGGCAGGTAGTGTGAATAAAGGATCCCAGGAAACAACTATCCGGGTAAATGGGGAATACGCTACTGTAGCTCAGTTGGAAAATATTCAAATTAGCCTGCCAGGCAGTCGGGAAGTAGTTGCCTTACGAGATATTGCTCAAATTAAAGATGATTATAAAGAAGACACAAGTTATAGCTATGTCAATGGCAAAAGAACTATAGGCTTAAGTGTAATGAAAGCTACCGGCTCCAATACCATTGAAGTAGCCCATGGCTTGAAAAAAGAAGTAGAGCAGCTGAATAAAACGTTGCCGTCGGGAACAAAAATTGAAACTATTGTAGATACGTCTAAATACATTCAGGATTCAGTTAATACTGTAGTTGAACACGGTGTCCTAGGCGGTTTAATTGGTGTAATTGTTTTATTCCTCTTTTTGCGGAATATGCGCAGCACCATTATTGTTGGCTTAGTTATTCCTGTCTCAATTATTGCTACCTTTACTCTAATGTATTTCGGCAATCAAACTATTAACCTACTGTCCCTGGGAGGTTTAGCACTAGGGTTAGGTTCTTTAATTGACTTTTCTGTTGTTGTTCTGGAAAGTATCTACCGGTATAGGCAAAACGGCTATGGTTTAATTGAAGCAACCAAGCTGGGAACAGCTGAAGTAGGAAATGCTGTAGTAGCTTCAGCGGGAGCTCAGGTGGTGGTCTTTTTACCAATCGTTTTCGTTGAGGGTTTAGCGGGTATTCTGTTTAAGCCTATGGCATTAACAGTAAGTTTTTCCCATCTAGCAGCTTTATTTGCTTCCTTAACTTTAGTACCTATGCTGTCATCCCGATTATTGAAAAATGTTCGCCTGATAGGGGAGGATTTGCCTCAAGGTAGAACTTTGAATCCTTTAACTCTGTTTGGCAAAGCCATTCACAAACTAACTATAATTTATGGACATATTTTAGGGTGGGCTTTAAAACATCGGGTGACAGTTATTGGCTTGACCGTAGTACTCTTAGTCCTAAGCATTGCGGCTACTCCTTTAATTGGGACAGAATTTATTCCTTCTATGGACCAGGGGCAAATGAATATTAGTGTAGAAATGCCTGCAGGTACTAAGCTGGAGGAAACAGGAAAAGTGGCAGCTGATTTAGAAGCAGTTGCCCAAGAAAAATTGAAAGACAATATTGATTTAATTTCTTCCACTGTAGGTTCAGGGCAGTTGTCCTTTTTAGGCAGTACCTCTGGAAATAAGGCTGATTTGCAAATCAAGCTGGTTCCCCAAGATCAACGCACCATCACTACAGATGAAGCAGTGGAAATGATGCATAAAGTTGTAGCTAATATTCCTGGGGGAAATATTACTATTTCAGCTGCTGAGACATCTATGGGCGGCGGCAGCCCCATTGATATTTCCATTCGGGGCGATGATCTAGATGTACTTAAGGAATTAGGAGACATAATGGTAGAGAACGTCAAAAAAGTTCCCGGAACCAGGAATGTAGAGAACTCCTTAAAAGAATCTAGTTCAGAAGTACAAATTGTCGTCAATCGAGAAGAAGCAGCTCGTTACGGCTTATCGGCTTCCCAGGTCCTTTCCGCAGTGCGTATTGCTTATGATGGTCAAATTGTTAGCCGCATGCGGACGGGAGATGATGAGGTAGATATCCGTTTGCAAACTTTAGGTAACACCAATAATACTGAAGATACCATTAAAGATTTAACCATAGTCTCAGCAACTGGCGCTAGAGTACCTCTCTCAGTTGTTGCTGAGATTCAAACTGGAGAAGCGCCGGTGGAAATTAATAGGGCCAATCAAAATAGGGAAGTAAATATTACAGCGGATATCTCCGGGAGAGATTTAGGCAGTATTAATAAAGAGATCCAAGCTAAGTTAAATAAATTTCCTTTGCCCGAAGGGTATTCCATTGAATTTGGCGGGGAGGCAAAAGATATGGCTGAATCCTTTGCCAGCCTAGCGTCTGCCTTGCTTTTATCAGTAGTGTTAATCTTTATGGTTATGGCGGCTCAATTCGAGTCTCTGTTCCAGCCCTTTGTAATTATGTTTTCCCTGCCGCCAACATTTATTGGGGTAATTTTCGGACTAGGTCTGACAGGGCACCCCTTAAGTGTTCCGGCCTTTATCGGAGCTATTATGCTGGTAGGTATTGTGATGAATAACGGAATTGTTTTAGTAGATTATATCAACACTCTGCGTAAACAAGGTACAGAGAGAGACCAAGCAGTACTGCAAGCTGGTCCTGTGCGGCTGAGACCAATTCTAATGACGGCTTTGACTACAGTACTAGCAATTCTCCCTATGGCTTTTGGAACCGGTGAAGGTGCCGAAGCCCAGGCTCCTATGGCTGTGGTCATTGCCTTCGGTTTGACTCTTTCTACCTTAATTACCTTAGTTTTAATTCCTGTAGTTTATACATTGTTTGATGATATAGGGATTAAGCTGAAAAAGAAATTTATTAACTTAAAAAAGAGGTTTTTCAAGTCTCAACCCCAAAATGTAACTACAGATTTATAG